Genomic window (Paenibacillus sp. 37):
TTGGCGAACGCAGTATGCCTTTCTTAGTCAAGTTCCGGTTTTGACCTTCGTCCGAATCTGCGGCTTAAGCTGATGTAAAGAGAGAGTATTATCTAAGAAAATAAGAGCATATGAATACATTACATTAATAGATATCAATTACGCCAACAGGAAACGATAGCTCAAATATACAAAGAAAGCAGTTGATCCCTATGATCGGCTGCTTTTTAGTCAACTACTTGAATGTGATGGAGGGGTAATTTATAAGAATAAAAAATACTTTCATCTGATAAATACCTCTAGCTATGCGTATTTTATAATTGTTCTCCCTAAATGGTTTCCGTGTTTTATAGCTTCAATCGTTTGAGATAGTTCTTCAAGTGTAATTTCTCTCACGAGAGTACTTTGACAGATATTCCATTCATTTGCTAATTTACCCCATATATATCCGCGGTTTTCAATAGGTACATTTACAGAATCAATGCCCAAGAGGCTGATTCCTCTAAGTATAAACGGCAGTACGGTCGAGGTTAGTTTTATGCCGCCTGCATTCCCACACATACTCATACTACCACCATAAAAAATTTGGGGAATTAATATGGAAGCAATATCTCCACCTACAGTATCTAAAACAAAATCAAACTTTTGCTTATTTAGTGGCTTAATTTGCTCACCTAATGTTTCTGCGTAAACGACATCTGTAGCACCTAAAGATCTTGCCACCTCTAATTGATGTTCTTTTCTAATTAAGGCAGAAATATTTTTGTAACCGATTTTAGATAAAATTTGTAAAGCAATACTACCTACTCCACCAGTTGCACCGGTGACTAGGATTTTAGGATTTTTATTTATGTCCATACCGTTTTTCTCTAAAGCCATTATAGAAAGAGCAGCCGTAAACCCTGCGGTTCCAAAAATCATAGCCTCTTTGGGGGAGAAGTTCTCTGGCATAGGAACAATCCAAGCTGCAGGGACCCTTGCATATTCCGCAAATCCTCCTGTATGACTCATACCAACAGCAAACCCTGTAACAATGACTTCCTGTCCCACATGGTAACGACTATCTGCTGTGTGAACAATCGTTCCACTCAAATCAATTCCTGGAATCATAGGGTAATCTCTTATAACACCACCATTTTTTTGGACAGCCAACATATCCTTAAAGTTTATTGAAGAGTAAGATACCTTAATTAAAATCTCCCCATAGGAGAGACTATCCAAATTAACAATTTCCAAACTGTAACTTACTTGACCGTTATCTTCATTTACGACGATTGCCTTGAAGTTATCCATAAAATCCCCCTTAGTTCTGTAATAGAATATTTCTGTAACAGAAATGTTTTATAACAAAATCTAACATGGTATAATAGGTATTGTCAAGATGGGGGAGAGTGGGACAGAGACTATGGAACTAAATGATTGCATGAACTTTCTATTAAGTGTTAGTCAGAACAAAGTTTTTAAATATTTCAGCAAGCTTTTAGAAGAATATGGAATAACACCGTCTCAATATGGCGTGTTAAATGTTTTATGGAGAGAAGGGCAATTAACCCCAAAACAAATTGGAGAAATGTTATTTTTAGAAGCTTCAACTGTCTCGGGGGTATTGGATAAAATGCACAAGGCAGAATTAATCGAACGTTCTGCAGATCCAAAAAATCGTAGAAATGTCTTCGTGATAGCCACTCAAAAATCTTTAGAAATCAGAAATGGTGTTGAAGCAGCAACTATTAAGTTGAATCAAAAGGTGCTTCTAAACATGACTGATAATGATAAATTAGCACTAAAAAATGCATTAAATACAATAATAATGACTGAATTTTAATATTGCTGTTCAACGAGTTGTATCAATTATTAAAGGGGGGGATTTCTTAAAAGCTTTTAAAACTAGTACATATGTACAAAATACGAGTTTTGTGAAACAGTACTAATGATTTAAAAGCTGCACAGTGATTTTTACCCCTGCACAGCCAGTTCATTCTTCGAGTTAATCCCAAACTACTTCTGTTCCTGCTATAAAATCGTGAATCGCACGTCGATCCTCACGCAAACCAACCATAAAAGCACTCACAATAACTCCGATACCCAAAGTTATTATATACACAAGTCCAGCCACGACAACTCGCATCAGCATCGTACCAATTTTTGGCGGTTCGTGTGTATCGTATTGGCGGATTCGAATTCCACATATACGTTTGCCTATGGTTCGACCATACCAGTAAACTGGTAATAAAATTGAGTATATTGCACTAAGTAGTTTGGCAATCGGCTCATCCGTATCAAAGTTACCCGTAAGCACACCTGCAATAATCACTAACGGAATTGAAATAATAAGACTATCCAACACATTTGCTCCTAATCTAATCCAAAAACCTGCTTTATACAAAATGCTTTCCTCCAAACTACAATTTTAAACTAAACGGCTAATTTACTTCATGAACTCCCTTCATTAAAATATCTAACTTTATGTACACAACTCAAATAGTATAACAGAAAATTTTACCTTTTTACGATAAAACTCCTATTTCATTTACTTGCATCTTTTGTGAATTTTATAACAAACTATCGAATTAACTTGACTGCTGTTCATATTCACTACTTACTCTTACATAATCCTTTCTAATATTGTATTTAGCTTCTGAGTCTTCATGAAAACACCATAATAATTATGTAAACTAAGAAAGCTACTCAACATTTGTTAAGTAGCCTTCTGTTTGTTCTGCATCTGCCCTCTTCGCCAAATCTTATTCTCCACAAGGCCATAGACTAAACCGGCGATGGCAAATATCCATATCGATGTCATTCGGTTCAGATGGTATCCATTCACGAAATATGGATTGTACATGAGATCAAAAACCCACAGCCCGCCCCATCCAAACCCAATCATATAGATGAAAGTTCTCATCATAGGAAAGCATACATATTTCCGCAGCAGCCATGAGATCGGGATAAGAATAACAATATAAAAAGCGACTAAATAGTGACCGAATCCCAGGATAAGCGACAAAATATATATCAAGCCCCCTAGATTACGTAAGCCGTAATACTCTGTCGTTGTAATATGGTACCCTTCAATCCTCTCAAGAACGATGAGTGCTGTAAAGAAGATCCCGATAAATATCAGTCCTAATACCATGTAACGTTGAACCGCGTTCACCAACATCAGATCACCCCAATGTCTAAACGCAGCCAGAACCGTTCAAGTTACATGATTTCGAACAAATTACACAATTACACATAGGCGTTATTAGGTTCTGTTAAATGTTAAAAGTTAATCCATCGTAAATTGCTCTAATCCAACGACTACTTCTGACCTTCCAGAATCATCGTACCCAGGCGGTCCATAAGCTCCATTCTCCCCATCGCTGTGTACGAATAATTGTAATTATCGACATTAGAGATTTCAGGCCCCATTCACCGTATAACATCTCAGCTGCACCTTTATCGGAATAGATGACCAGGTTGTTTGGATATGTCTCAATTACGGCAAAGGATTCACCATGTACAGCCGCCTCCAGCTTTTGTTTCCACTCTGCCGATTTCGCATCATACTTGGCCAGATATTCATCTTTCTTGCTTTCTTCTCCAAACGTATCTGCCAAGAATGTCAGGTGATCTCTCCAATCATAGTAAGAGTAAGGCAATGCAATTGTAGGTCCCATGATGCCTTCCAACCCAATGGAAGCTGACTTCAATTCATCAAAAGAACGACGCAGCCGTTCAAAACGTTGGCCCCCCATATTGTGAGCCTTAATCTCACGAATACCGCTCAGGTATTCCTGCAGCCGGCTGGCGGCTTCGTTTTTGGCTCGAACATGGTTCTCACTCAGTCGTGCCTGAATTGAATCCGTAAGCCATAACAGAGCCACACCTAAGGGAACCGCAATTCATAGCTACGGCCATTCTCCAATCCACCAACAGAAGCCCGCCAAAAGCAAGCACAGGAAGCACAATTGCACTGATTAGCTGCGACAGATTGTGAGAGATCGTATGCTCAACCTGACCATAATCACTCAAGATCAGATTCTTCAGATCCCCAGGATCATGTTTTCCGAAAAATCTTAACGACAGATGACGAATATGTTCGGCCAACTACAACCTTCCTGAGGCCGCGAGGCTGTATGGTGCCCGATAGGTCTTGTCATAGAGCGAGACATAAGCCGCATACTCCACCAGAAGCCACACAAACAAGATTATAAGCCCTATTGGACATATGACCTCGTCGCTTAACTTGAGAATGAATGGTGAAGTATTTACATTCTCGCCAAGCAAAAGAAGTGTTGTTGGAGAAAGTTTTCGTTTTTTATTGTATAGACAAATATGACTTCTTTGATCTGTCACTCCCGTAATATTTTCCATTTAGTATGGATAAATATGTGAAGGAGTTACTTACATCATTAAACTGTCGCCTATTGAATCCAACTGCTAGTATGTTATATTATAGTTTAAAATGCTATAACATACAAAAAGGAGTGATGCAATGCAATCGCCAGTATTAACCATTGGAGAACGGTTAAAAGAAATACGAGCAACTAGAAATCTTACACTTGAAGATGTTTCTAAACTTACTGATGTAAGTAAGCCTATGCTTGGACAAATTGAAAGAGGACAGTCTTCACCAACGATTACAACTCTTTGGAAAATCGCAGTCGGCTTAAAAGTCCCTTTATCTTTATTATTGGAAGAGCTAGAAGATGAGTGCAGTGTGGTTGATACACGGTCCAAAGACGCTATCATTGAAAATGATGGAAAAATGAGAGCATTTCCTGTTTTTCCTTTTGACCCTACCCGTAACGTAGAAATATTTTATATCGAATTTGATCCTGGATGTCACCATCCATCTGAAAGGCACCTTGATGGTGTGGAAGAATATGTTTTTGTGGTACAAGGTATGTTAGAAATGGTAGTCAACAAAAAGAAAATTGTTTTAAAAGAAAATCAGGCACTCCGCTTTCGTGCTAATGTTTTTCATTCCTATAATAATCTCTATCAAGAACCATGTATCATTTACAACATGATTTTTTACCCAAGAACATAGGCAAGTTTCATCTATGATCTTCTAGAAAATATTTTAAAATGAGGTGTGCTGATTATGGCAATTGAAAAAGTAAAAGATTTTTTTAAACAATATGGTATGGATTCTCAAATTATCGAATTTGAAGTATCTAGTGCAACCGTGGATTTGGCTGCAACTGCATTAGGTTGTAAGCCAGAGAGAATCGCAAAAACACTTTCTTTTATAGTGAATGGACAAGCTGTTTTAGTAGTTGCTGCGGGGGATGCAAAAGTGGATAACAAAAAATTCAAAGAGTATTTCAAAACAAAAGCAAAAATGCTTTCTCCTGATGAAGCCATTGATATGGTTGGTCATGCCATTGGAGGTGTTTGTCCATTTGCTATCAAAAATGATGTTTCTGTTTATCTAGACATATCTCTAAAACGTTTCGATACAATGTATCCTGCTTGCGGGAGTAGTAATAGTGCTATTGAACTTACAATAAAACAATTAGAAAAATTCTCTAGTTATTCAGAGTGGATTGATGTATGTAAAGGATGGAATGATTGATTTATAGTAGTTCTACATGGGGTAGCGCCAACATTTTGACTGTTTTATACGCTAAGTATTAACGAACATTTGCTTAAAATAGGAAAAATTCGCTGTCTTTGCTCCCTAACGTCCTTAGCGTATATTTGGTTAAAATGTTGGCTGTACCCTCAATCAACTATGGAAAGCTTTCCAGAACGAACCTTCTGTATTAATGATATCCTTGATCTGAACAAACGGAATTGTAAACGTTGGAAACCCTGCTGCATAGGGTGCGATATCATATGGGTTGAAGTAGAGATGCAGAGCATCCGCTGTGACAAAAAACGGCTGATCCGCACTAATCCCCGTATAGGTGTCCGGAAATACATACGAGTATTGAGGATCATTTTTGATCTGATCCCCCACAATCTGGCTTAACACTTTTACGTAGTCACTATTCGGCTTAAATAAATCCTTCAGCTCATACAACTGACCATTCGTCAGATTAATAATCGCATAGATCATCGTAGGCATACCATGCGCCGCACCAGCCGGGTAGTTATAACCTGTGAGTTGCAGTTGCAGCAGTTGCTGCTGATAAAACGTAATATCAAAATCACCTGTATACGTATAATCCAGCTGCTGATCCGCAGGGATCGGTTTAACCTGGGAGAGTTGCTTCAACTTGGCATTCAGCGCAAGCTGCTCCGCTTGGTTCATTAATCCTTCCACATGCGGATAATATACGAGATAGTCCCTGTTCGGTTTGTACTTCTCTTCGCGGACACGGTACGGCGGATGAAGCGGAACGATTGTATTTTGCCGCCAGATGATCTGTCCGGCCCGATTCACATACGATAAGCGCTGGTCTACATAGGCCTTAATCAGATCTGGTGCCACGACCTCCAGCGTACCCGAACCTTCTACATGCGGATACCCAGCGGCAGGTCTTCCACTAAGATCCAGCAGATAGGTTTGTCTTCCATCCGATGCGGAAGCAAGGCCGTTTTTGTAATTACCTACTTCGCGATATAGGAACTCCGTAAGTCTTCTGCCATTGGTATCTGCAATCGCGTATACAGAGCCAATGTAAGGCTGTTCCGGATTAATTGCTTGCCCCAGCGCATAACGATGCTCGCCTAGTTCGCGGATGTCATTATAGGCGGGTTGAATGATAAACGATCCCTCCGTATTAATGACACCATAGTTCGATTTGTAATCCTCTGCTGTATTAACAATCGCTTGCCCGCCGCTAAAAGGAAATGCCGATGAAAACTTGGGCTGAATACGAATATTACCCCGTTCGTCGATGTACCCATATTTGCCCGAGGTTTCTTTTTGAAAAGCAAGCAGTCCATCCCCCAGTGGTCCCACATAGGCATATGGATACGTTGCGAGCCGATGTCCATTGCGATTAATGAGTGCATATTCATTGTCCTTAATCTGCACAACTGCTTTGCCATCTTGAAAATCGTTCGCCGAAGCGAACTGTGCAGGTATCACCTCATTGCCCGACGCATCCAAATAACCATACCGACTCACCGAACCATCTGCCTGACCAGGGTTTGAATCGTAAAATAACGCTCGACCGTCGTTCATATTCGAGATATACGGGTACGCCCGTTTGGTCAGGACTATACCTTGTTCATTAATCATCTTAAATCCTTGAGAATCAATTGTTATCGCCCGTTCTTCGGAAAAGGAATTGATGGAATCGTATACAGGTTGAACGACATACTGCCCCTGAAGATTAATAACACCGGCACGACTGTCCTTCACAACCACAGCCAACCCATTGGGCTGAAACGCTTGCGCGTCATTCAATACCGGCTCAAGCCGAATGTGGCCTTGTGCATCCATATACCCCCAACGCGTCCCACTCGTAGTTCGAACGGAGATTGGATATAACCACGTTGTTACCCGGGCATGGCTTATAGGTACCATCGCCTGCTTAATTTTCTTTTCGAGCTCTTGTAGTACCTCTCTGGAAGGATACGCTTCCGGGAAACTGAGTGCCTTCTGAACGGAAGCGAGTGCTGCCGGATACTGGCCGGCATGGTACTGAGCATCCGCAAGGTAATACCAGTAAAAGATATAATCAGGGTATTGCTGGGTTAGTTGCTCGTAATATTGCACCACTTTGGGATAATAGGTTGCATATACATCCGGTGCAGGAACCCATTTCCCATTCTGCCATCGGATAATCTCCACACGATAGGCTTCCCCTGTATCATGAATCCAGAGTGCAATCTCCACCTTGCCATCTCGACCATGTGGACCAGGAATATCTATAATCTCTGCATAGCTATAGTATAGATCGTCAGGCGCCAGATCTTTGAGCCCGGATTCCGTCCAGTCATATACGGCAAGCTTAGACCAAATAGAACCAATCCGCCAACCGATAATGAGATTATTCCTTGCCGTTGAAGTTACAGGGGCTCCAGTCATTAAAGTCACCCCGTACCCCAATCCCTTGATTAGTGCCATCTTGATCCAGTGTCCTTGAACAAATTTCAGAATGAGCAGGTACAGCTCACCATTCAACTGGTAGACTGCAGCAATCTCTGGCATACCATCACCGGTAAGATCTGCCGCGTAGATCGCTGGATGTTGAACAGGTTTATCAATAGTGACGACCGTTGCACCAGCCGGGATATGTTGATTCACAATTTGCGTTAACAGCGGTTCGCTCATGGACATCTCAGTTTCCTCCCTTATGACCGCATTCGCCTAATGGTATGCTTCATAAATCGGGATATGACATGTAATTCATTTTATATAAGTTGAACTAAAGAATACTCACACTTACCACTCTTATGACAGAACAAACTTCCGATCGCATTTACCCCCCCGATTCTTTGATTCACTTTTCATATTATCTATCTTGCAAAGTTACTTTCTCCCCATTGAGTAGCAGATAGCTCACATCATTCACCGGAATGGTCTTAGGGGATATCCACTTAATGAGATCCTGATCCAGCTGGAGGAAACCAGATTTGCCAGTCAACTTGGTACCATCCTTCAGGTGAACTTCAATACTCAGATTCTCCATGCGAATCTTGCTCCGAGCCTCACCTGTAAGTGTGACGCCAACTGCGGAAAGGGTTACATTTGCCTGTGAGGCTCCATTTGCATCAAGCTGAACGTTTCCTGTTTTACTCAAACCATTTTGACTCAAGTTAAAGGTCGTTTTCCAATTCCCTTGAACAACTTCACTAATACTCGTAAAGCTGCCTTGAAGTCTCAGCTTATCTAATTCGTCAACAGCAGACAGATCATACACAAACTCCTCATAATCTCCTCCATACCCGACCCCATCTTTCATATAATGTCCATAGCTAACGGAATATTCAGGTATATCGAGCTTTCGACCTTGCTCATCCGTGAAGTAGAAATATCCATGATTATACTCGCCAATCTCATTATCCGGATTAATCTGAATGTGTAACTTGCCATCCACAAAACCCATATTGGAAATATGCATCCAATCAATACCGGAAACGGGGACATTCGTTACATCTTGATGCAGTACCGGAATTGGATCATTTTCCATATGAATATCGGTTTTACCTCCCAAGCCACTTATACGATCTTGATCCACGATATCGTAGTTATTGTTTTGCTTTTCTTGGAACAACTTCTCCCAGTCCACTTGTACGTTGTAACCATCTCGAAGAGATGTACCTGACATTAGCGTATTAATCTGAACGGTAATCCGATTTTTGCTGACTTTTCCTTGAATGAGGAATCGAACAATAGCCGTTTTATTAGCTTCATCATAATGAATAATTTGAGCGTTGTTTGCATTACCTCCGGTGACCCTGTAATCATATACATCCAGCGTCTCGTCAATACGTTGACCCGTCAGATCTGACAAAGAAACATAGATTTCCGTTGTATCTCCGTCCCTGACAGCACCTATAACCTCCATTCGAATCCCTTGATCTTCACTCACCTGATGAACAGACTGAAGAATGCCAATCCGATCTGCACCTAGAAAATGAAGAATAGAAGGCAGGTCAATGATGCCCATGGATGCAGCTGCCCCTGTAACAAGACATAACGATAACGCAGCGGTTACAGGAATATAGATGGCTTTGCGATACCTTTTTCTTTTATTCATGGACTTCTTGGTCTGTGCGGATGGAGCGGATGGATATAATACAGGTGGATAAAATGATGAATCTGATCTCGTAATGGTCGGTGGTTCATTCAGCGCCAATTTATCATAGAACAACTTTTTAATATTAAAGAGGTTCTGCTCAGTGAATTCTTTGTCGGATTTTCGCATTTGATCGCCTCCTTTATTTCCTGTTCATCCACCATGTCCTCAATCGTTGCCTGGAGCGATAAAGCTTGTTATGGACTTGCCTAACGTGTAGGGACAACGCTTCCGATATCTCATGGGGTCTCTGTCCTTCGTAAAACCGACGTTTCATAATCTCCCGTTCCGGTTCTGGAAAAGAGTCAATCATTTGATTAAGTTCCGTATACGTCTCTTTACTAATCATCTGAACCAACAAATCATCCGTTTGCACCGAATGAATCTCCTCTTCATATGTAAGTTCAAATCTTCGATTAAGTTTCCGGTAGCGATCAATCGCTTTATGTTTTGTGATTGTTGCAAGGTAATTTTTCAAGCTACTTCGCCCAGATTGGAATGCATCCGGATTCTGCCAAAAAGCAAAAAATGTATCTGCTACGCATTCTTCAATCTCTTCTGCCGATGCACGATGTAGGATGGAATAAGCAATCTTCCATAACAAACCTGCGTAGTGGTTCATCACCCATTCCATGGCTTCAGGATCACGATTCACTACGGCCTTCCGTATCTGTTCTTCTTCCACGATTATGTATCCCTCCCTTCCATGCTCATATCACGAATGCTCGTGTTGATCCGTGCTTCCTACCTATATTCGTTTGGCAAATGACTTTTACTTACTCCACGATAAAAAAAGATTTGCAGTGACCTAGAGGTCTTCTGCAAATCTTCTATATTCTATACTATATCTTATTTATTACATCATATCGCTTCATGTGCCTTCGCTTGGAATACTAACCAATATTACGCCTCTTCTTGCACACTGAGCTGTACATATTGGGTGAGACGACAATACTGAAATAACAGCAACTCTTCATTACCTTGTCCAAGAGCCACGCTACGCCCTTCCTTGATGAGGTGATTCAACAACTCATACAGGAAACTCATCTGCAACCGCGAGGATTCCGCTGCGAGCTGCTCAAGCACCTCAATATCCCGGATCGTAAACTGGGATAACCCGCGCAGCAGCAACTCTTCTGACCAGCCGTTAATTCTCTGCATGAACTGATTATATTCTTCCAAGTCTGCCCATCCTCCCATTACCGATATCCAGTTTCAGACTGAGCACCGTTTGACCCTTCAGGAAACTGATTGGGCTAATCCGTTTGGGTTCCACACGCACAAAGGCATAGAAGTATTCAAGCGATTGGGAACCATATCCTGACTCCAGTCTTTGGATCATCGCCTGCCAGTCCGATGAATACGGGAGAGTGAGTGCCAGTCTTTCCCCTTCGGTATTCTCAACTGTCAGGACAAGCTCCTGCGTTTGTTTGACAAAGTTATGGTCCACAATTCGAGCAACTTTGATCACAGCCAATCGTTCTTTGGGAGCAGCAAACAAGTCGAACGATCGCGATTCCTCTTGAAGTACAGAGTTTACATCTTGCATGGTTTTGCCCAGATTCAACGTTTCCACACCCGTTCGTGGCAAAATCGCAAGTTTGGCACCTTCCCCGGAAGAGATCCGGCGTTCTTCATTCACTTTAACGGAATGGAATTGAACTTCTTCGCCCACGAACTGGCGAAAGGTCAGATTAGGCAGCCATGGTGTGAATGCACCATAATGCTCTGTATATGAGAACTCCTGATCATCATAATATACAGCACGTACATCGCTATAGGTGTAGATTTCCTCATCATCGAAGCAATAGAAGTAATAGGTGATTCCACGGAAACCGGATCGTGTCTCCCACGCATCAGCTCCCAGTCCATACAGGTGAAGTGAAGGAACCGTAAAGTATTTACTTCGAAAACTGCCAATGAGCTGACTCTGCTGAATGACAGACACCTTTTCTTCTTCAAGAACCCGGAGTGCAAGATACAGCTTACTTATCCGATCCAACATGGATTGCATGGAGAAACGTATATGTCTGTTAAAAAATAACTGTAGTTCCCCTTGAATCCCTCGCAAATTGCGTTCTATGTCAGGCAGGTTGCCACTATGAGCTGCAATTGCCAAAGTCTCCAGTTGTGCCATGTAGGACTGAGGAAGGCGGGCCAGTCCCGTCTTCAACAATCCTGCGAGCATCATGCGACATTCCTGCACCGTCTGCAGAGAGAACTTGGCTTCGTACACCCTTCCACTTAATGCATCCGTATCATCCAGCCCTTTTAGTGAACGATATCGTAGCAAAGCTTCAAGCTTGGCCATTTTCCCGGCTGTCTGCGGCAACTTGCAAAGAGCTTTCGCAAGACTGGCTTCCTCGGTAAAAGACACCTCCATATCCTGACTTGTCAGCTGTACCGTAAGAAGTGAATCTACGATGATCTTCACCTCTTCAGGGTACCTTAGGCGGAATACAACTTCCTCCAACATGGAAGCGCTATATGGTTTAATTAACACGCTAAGGTCAGACTCCGTCATCCAGTGAAAGCGAGACTCCATTTCAAGAGATGGCGAATGCGAAACTACGTTTGAATCATCCCTATTTGATGCGGAGTTTGATACTGATTCTGTTACTGATACGTCTTTTGATGCGTCCAACGAATCGTTATCCGAAATCCCTGAGTCTTTATCCAGCACATGGTTTTCATCTGCACTCATCGAATCCTCTAACGAAAGTTCCCGTTGATCATATAGAATTGCAATCAGCACATGCTTGCAGATATGCTCTGACGGACAGGAACAATTCCAATGATCCAGCGTATTTTCAAGCGTACATTGTGTCCCGTCACTGAGCTGACAACTCACAGATGATTCATTCCATTTGTACGTTACACTTACACCATTGTCCAACTCTTTCAAAGACCTTTTGTACAACCCTTTGTTGGCATACCGAATCAGATAATCCTCTGTACACAGCTTCGAAAAACTTCGGAATTTCTCTTTGAATCCACTCACGTCATCAACGCCCCGTTGCTCTCAATATATCGTAGATCGTTTCACTGAATACTCGACCTGGAACGTTGCCCAGAGCAATCGGTTTGTTGTCCCCATAGTAATAATATTGCTTGTTATTCGGTTTGAAGAAATGAAGGGATTCCAGGGTAATGTCATCCAATCCCTCGTAATACGTGATGCTCGTACCGCTGAATTGTAATTCTGCAACAAGATCTCCGTACTCTTT
Coding sequences:
- a CDS encoding YhdH/YhfP family quinone oxidoreductase → MDNFKAIVVNEDNGQVSYSLEIVNLDSLSYGEILIKVSYSSINFKDMLAVQKNGGVIRDYPMIPGIDLSGTIVHTADSRYHVGQEVIVTGFAVGMSHTGGFAEYARVPAAWIVPMPENFSPKEAMIFGTAGFTAALSIMALEKNGMDINKNPKILVTGATGGVGSIALQILSKIGYKNISALIRKEHQLEVARSLGATDVVYAETLGEQIKPLNKQKFDFVLDTVGGDIASILIPQIFYGGSMSMCGNAGGIKLTSTVLPFILRGISLLGIDSVNVPIENRGYIWGKLANEWNICQSTLVREITLEELSQTIEAIKHGNHLGRTIIKYA
- a CDS encoding YbaK/EbsC family protein — encoded protein: MAIEKVKDFFKQYGMDSQIIEFEVSSATVDLAATALGCKPERIAKTLSFIVNGQAVLVVAAGDAKVDNKKFKEYFKTKAKMLSPDEAIDMVGHAIGGVCPFAIKNDVSVYLDISLKRFDTMYPACGSSNSAIELTIKQLEKFSSYSEWIDVCKGWND
- a CDS encoding ABC transporter transmembrane domain-containing protein — protein: MAEHIRHLSLRFFGKHDPGDLKNLILSDYGQVEHTISHNLSQLISAIVLPVLAFGGLLLVDWRMAVAMNCGSLRCGSVMAYGFNSGTTE
- a CDS encoding MarR family winged helix-turn-helix transcriptional regulator, with amino-acid sequence MELNDCMNFLLSVSQNKVFKYFSKLLEEYGITPSQYGVLNVLWREGQLTPKQIGEMLFLEASTVSGVLDKMHKAELIERSADPKNRRNVFVIATQKSLEIRNGVEAATIKLNQKVLLNMTDNDKLALKNALNTIIMTEF
- a CDS encoding RDD family protein — translated: MYKAGFWIRLGANVLDSLIISIPLVIIAGVLTGNFDTDEPIAKLLSAIYSILLPVYWYGRTIGKRICGIRIRQYDTHEPPKIGTMLMRVVVAGLVYIITLGIGVIVSAFMVGLREDRRAIHDFIAGTEVVWD
- a CDS encoding DUF4179 domain-containing protein; the protein is MRKSDKEFTEQNLFNIKKLFYDKLALNEPPTITRSDSSFYPPVLYPSAPSAQTKKSMNKRKRYRKAIYIPVTAALSLCLVTGAAASMGIIDLPSILHFLGADRIGILQSVHQVSEDQGIRMEVIGAVRDGDTTEIYVSLSDLTGQRIDETLDVYDYRVTGGNANNAQIIHYDEANKTAIVRFLIQGKVSKNRITVQINTLMSGTSLRDGYNVQVDWEKLFQEKQNNNYDIVDQDRISGLGGKTDIHMENDPIPVLHQDVTNVPVSGIDWMHISNMGFVDGKLHIQINPDNEIGEYNHGYFYFTDEQGRKLDIPEYSVSYGHYMKDGVGYGGDYEEFVYDLSAVDELDKLRLQGSFTSISEVVQGNWKTTFNLSQNGLSKTGNVQLDANGASQANVTLSAVGVTLTGEARSKIRMENLSIEVHLKDGTKLTGKSGFLQLDQDLIKWISPKTIPVNDVSYLLLNGEKVTLQDR
- a CDS encoding helix-turn-helix domain-containing protein; the encoded protein is MQSPVLTIGERLKEIRATRNLTLEDVSKLTDVSKPMLGQIERGQSSPTITTLWKIAVGLKVPLSLLLEELEDECSVVDTRSKDAIIENDGKMRAFPVFPFDPTRNVEIFYIEFDPGCHHPSERHLDGVEEYVFVVQGMLEMVVNKKKIVLKENQALRFRANVFHSYNNLYQEPCIIYNMIFYPRT
- a CDS encoding WG repeat-containing protein is translated as MSMSEPLLTQIVNQHIPAGATVVTIDKPVQHPAIYAADLTGDGMPEIAAVYQLNGELYLLILKFVQGHWIKMALIKGLGYGVTLMTGAPVTSTARNNLIIGWRIGSIWSKLAVYDWTESGLKDLAPDDLYYSYAEIIDIPGPHGRDGKVEIALWIHDTGEAYRVEIIRWQNGKWVPAPDVYATYYPKVVQYYEQLTQQYPDYIFYWYYLADAQYHAGQYPAALASVQKALSFPEAYPSREVLQELEKKIKQAMVPISHARVTTWLYPISVRTTSGTRWGYMDAQGHIRLEPVLNDAQAFQPNGLAVVVKDSRAGVINLQGQYVVQPVYDSINSFSEERAITIDSQGFKMINEQGIVLTKRAYPYISNMNDGRALFYDSNPGQADGSVSRYGYLDASGNEVIPAQFASANDFQDGKAVVQIKDNEYALINRNGHRLATYPYAYVGPLGDGLLAFQKETSGKYGYIDERGNIRIQPKFSSAFPFSGGQAIVNTAEDYKSNYGVINTEGSFIIQPAYNDIRELGEHRYALGQAINPEQPYIGSVYAIADTNGRRLTEFLYREVGNYKNGLASASDGRQTYLLDLSGRPAAGYPHVEGSGTLEVVAPDLIKAYVDQRLSYVNRAGQIIWRQNTIVPLHPPYRVREEKYKPNRDYLVYYPHVEGLMNQAEQLALNAKLKQLSQVKPIPADQQLDYTYTGDFDITFYQQQLLQLQLTGYNYPAGAAHGMPTMIYAIINLTNGQLYELKDLFKPNSDYVKVLSQIVGDQIKNDPQYSYVFPDTYTGISADQPFFVTADALHLYFNPYDIAPYAAGFPTFTIPFVQIKDIINTEGSFWKAFHS
- a CDS encoding sigma-70 family RNA polymerase sigma factor, whose product is MEEEQIRKAVVNRDPEAMEWVMNHYAGLLWKIAYSILHRASAEEIEECVADTFFAFWQNPDAFQSGRSSLKNYLATITKHKAIDRYRKLNRRFELTYEEEIHSVQTDDLLVQMISKETYTELNQMIDSFPEPEREIMKRRFYEGQRPHEISEALSLHVRQVHNKLYRSRQRLRTWWMNRK